The window GTTAATTTAGGTACCACTTCTAATGCTACCGATTCAGCTGACTTAGCCTCTAGTTTTAAAATCAAAAATGCTGGTGATACTGTAGCCTCAATTGACGCTTCTGGCTCAGCTACTTTAGCCACTTTAACTACCAGTAAAATTAACATTCCTTCGGAAGATGCCACTAATCCAGAGGAGTTAAACGAAACAGAACTCAATCAAATTGCTAAATCAATTGGCATGGGTAAAATCAAAGCTGGCTTTATTAACGTAATTATTAAAGCTCCAGCTGTGACTAAAGATTCACTGATCTTTATAACTCCGACCAGCAATACTCCCCTACCTTTGGCAGTCACTGACAAAATCCCAAGAGAAACCTTTACCGTTTCTATCCCTCAAGCTACTACTAACGCCATTACCTTCAACTGGTGGATTATTAATTAGAAAAACACAACAAAAAGCGCGCTCAATAGAGCGCGCTTATAAAGTTCTTGTTTTGGAAAATAATTATTCTCCCTCTTGAATCGCTCCTACTGGACAGACTCCTTTAGCTGCCTCAGCTTGAGCATCATCCATCGGCTCACCAATAAATTCTGACTTACCATCCTCACCAATCTTAAAATTGTTAGGGTAACTAGCTACACAAGTTTGGCAAGCAATACAGAGAGTTTTATCAACCTTGAGTTTTTTTGGCATATTTTGTAAAAAACTTTATAACCTTTTTATTGTAACAAGATTTAGATTTTGAAGCTAGTAATTAAGCATAGAAAAAATAGAGACGCGATGTTGTCGCGTCTCTACAATAAATCTATATCAAACTAAGATCTAAGTTAAAGAAGTATTACTTAGTTAAGCAACTCATGAGCTTCCAGTAAGCGCTTTAGAGCTACTACATAAGCAGCAATGCGCATGCTCACTTTTCTACTCTGATATTCTTCCCAAACATTAGCAAAAGCCTGATCCATAATAGTTTTGAGTTTGGCAAAAACTTCTTCCTTCCCCCAATAGTAGCCTTGTAAATTTTGCACCCATTCAAAATAGCTGGTTACTACCCCGCCAGCATTAGCTAAGATATCGGGTACAACTATATTTTTTGAGTTTTTCAAAAATTCCTGTTCAGCCTCAACAGTCATTGGACCGTTGGCTAGCTCTAAAACAACCGAGGCTTTGACTTTGCCAATATTAGTTTTAGTCAAAACCCCATCAATAGCCGCTGGTACTAAAATATCAACTGGTAAAGCCAGTAGTTCTTCATTACTAATTATTTTACCTTCATTACCAACACAGTCAGCTAAACTTTCTCCTTCCTGTAAACGGTTC of the Candidatus Beckwithbacteria bacterium genome contains:
- a CDS encoding ferredoxin, with the protein product MPKKLKVDKTLCIACQTCVASYPNNFKIGEDGKSEFIGEPMDDAQAEAAKGVCPVGAIQEGE